The following are encoded in a window of Sphaerisporangium siamense genomic DNA:
- a CDS encoding protein kinase domain-containing protein has translation MTSETARETMDRLGPYRLLRRLGEGGMGIVHLSLDEEGRQVAVKVLHPHVAADLKARDRLTREVETMRRVRSPRVAAVLDAELVGRTPYIVTRFAAGRTLEETVLTDGPLPAAGVVRLARGLCEALLAIHAADVIHRDIKPANVMLVDGDPLVIDFGIAHLVNATRLTQTGMFVGTPGYLAPEIIRDEEITQAADVHALAATVFFGATGKPPYGTGSFESVCYNIMEGRANIDQAPVWLRGWLRAALAVEPGSRPDARRLLAMTRSLDPTLTALQETPVRGGDTRKLGSSPGNGQGAGRVRGVMAPPAPGADDRTRALDEGTPVLGDGTRVLDDGTRVLGDGTRVLSDGTRVLGDGTRVLDEAAVEEGPRTTREKLAKDDSFSDLLPPVRYAEPDRRRGRLTASASSPPATSPPPAPPPAPPPASPAAFAPPPAYPPAPYGPPPYPDQRVAYPPPPPAPGATRGSAPPPNAPRPYQPDPYRPDPRRGPEGEARPDRPRYRAGHPVLAAALLVVAVTGARMLPVLVGVFMVIVVLCLRVGENLWGDLAERRSVRGSSASDPLLAVLGTPWALVKATLATIVITPLAAMLGVCVWGGLRFLGDMNADSAAAWGVSAFVAGLFLLPGGGKPRKAVARTLTAVIRSPGAGMIATIIVGTVAFFAVVTAVSAVPSWIPWRPPSQVIASLSASAQSSATGLIGGLVKSLLKDLGLGFLAFWGK, from the coding sequence ATGACGAGCGAAACGGCACGGGAGACGATGGACAGACTCGGCCCTTACCGGCTGCTGCGCCGGCTGGGCGAGGGCGGCATGGGCATCGTCCACCTGAGCCTGGACGAGGAGGGCAGGCAGGTCGCGGTCAAGGTGTTGCACCCGCACGTGGCCGCCGACCTCAAGGCCCGCGACCGGCTGACCCGCGAGGTCGAGACCATGCGCCGGGTGCGCAGCCCGCGCGTGGCCGCGGTGCTCGACGCCGAGCTCGTGGGGCGCACTCCGTACATCGTGACCAGGTTCGCCGCGGGCCGCACGCTGGAGGAGACCGTGCTGACCGACGGGCCCCTGCCGGCGGCGGGGGTCGTACGGCTGGCGCGGGGGCTGTGCGAGGCGCTGCTCGCGATCCACGCGGCGGACGTCATCCACCGGGACATCAAGCCCGCGAACGTCATGCTGGTGGACGGCGACCCGCTGGTGATCGACTTCGGCATCGCACACCTGGTCAACGCGACGCGGCTGACCCAGACCGGCATGTTCGTCGGCACCCCGGGCTACCTGGCCCCCGAGATCATCAGGGACGAGGAGATCACGCAGGCGGCGGACGTGCACGCGCTGGCCGCCACGGTGTTCTTCGGCGCGACCGGCAAGCCGCCGTACGGCACGGGCTCGTTCGAGTCGGTCTGCTACAACATCATGGAGGGCCGGGCCAACATCGACCAGGCGCCGGTCTGGCTGCGCGGCTGGCTGCGCGCGGCGCTCGCGGTCGAGCCGGGCTCCCGCCCGGACGCCCGGCGCCTGCTGGCGATGACCCGGTCGCTGGACCCGACCCTGACCGCGCTGCAGGAGACCCCGGTGCGCGGCGGCGACACCCGCAAGCTCGGTAGCTCGCCCGGCAACGGCCAGGGCGCGGGCCGGGTGCGGGGCGTCATGGCCCCGCCCGCGCCCGGCGCGGACGACCGCACGCGCGCCCTGGACGAGGGCACTCCCGTCCTCGGCGACGGCACTCGTGTCCTGGACGACGGCACGCGTGTGCTGGGCGACGGCACCCGCGTCCTGAGCGACGGCACCCGTGTGCTGGGCGACGGGACGCGTGTCCTGGACGAGGCCGCCGTGGAGGAGGGGCCGCGGACCACGCGGGAGAAGCTCGCCAAGGACGACAGCTTCTCCGACCTCCTGCCGCCGGTGCGCTACGCCGAGCCCGATCGCCGGCGCGGCCGGCTGACGGCGTCCGCCTCGTCCCCGCCCGCCACCTCGCCACCCCCGGCGCCACCCCCGGCGCCGCCGCCGGCCTCCCCGGCCGCGTTCGCGCCGCCGCCGGCCTACCCGCCCGCCCCGTACGGGCCGCCGCCATACCCGGACCAGCGGGTCGCCTACCCGCCGCCTCCGCCCGCGCCGGGCGCGACCCGGGGCTCGGCGCCGCCGCCGAACGCCCCCCGGCCGTACCAGCCCGACCCCTACCGGCCCGACCCGCGTCGCGGCCCCGAGGGGGAGGCCAGGCCCGACCGTCCCCGCTACCGTGCCGGGCATCCGGTGCTGGCCGCGGCCCTGCTGGTGGTCGCGGTCACCGGCGCGCGCATGCTGCCCGTGCTGGTCGGCGTCTTCATGGTGATCGTGGTGCTGTGCCTGCGCGTCGGCGAGAACCTGTGGGGCGACCTGGCCGAGCGCCGCTCGGTGCGGGGCAGCAGCGCGAGCGATCCTCTGCTGGCCGTGCTCGGCACCCCGTGGGCGCTGGTGAAGGCCACGCTCGCCACGATCGTGATCACGCCGCTGGCGGCGATGCTCGGCGTCTGCGTCTGGGGCGGGCTGCGCTTCCTCGGCGACATGAACGCCGATTCGGCGGCGGCGTGGGGGGTCTCGGCGTTCGTCGCCGGACTGTTCCTGCTGCCCGGGGGAGGCAAGCCGCGCAAGGCGGTGGCCCGCACGCTGACCGCGGTGATCCGCAGCCCGGGGGCGGGCATGATCGCGACGATCATCGTGGGCACCGTGGCGTTCTTCGCGGTGGTGACCGCCGTCTCGGCGGTGCCGTCGTGGATTCCCTGGCGGCCGCCGTCGCAGGTCATCGCGTCGCTGAGCGCGTCGGCCCAGAGCAGCGCGACGGGCCTGATCGGCGGCTTGGTCAAGAGCCTCTTGAAGGATCTGGGCCTTGGTTTTCTGGCGTTCTGGGGGAAATGA
- a CDS encoding serine/threonine-protein kinase has product MSVPAAGQLGPYRLLSRLGAGGFGEVHLALDPEGHTVAVKVLHPHVASDEVALARLGREVETMRLVRGPHIAEVLDASMSGPRPYLVTRYVQGRALGAVVAAGGPVRGDDLQRLAAGLAEALAAVHAAGVVHRDLKPANVIIADGEPHVIDFGIAYALDSASVTASGAVLGTPGYLAPEVLEGRATGPAADVFAFGATMAYAASGRQPYGTGPAPAVAYRVVHGEPDLADVPSWLAPLLEECLRADPAARPTARDLCARLGAAPPPVVVPPPRRSVRGDEPPTEEWRPAARREPLGTVDAAHARHREKVRKRWVVGSGVVSGLVAAAAHGYVSELSVLVLAAYGVGVLVDTGFGVVARSRPRVVFDLVAGAGTVGLYALLTALFSPFTLVLALGTVMVVLVTIAFAS; this is encoded by the coding sequence ATGAGCGTGCCGGCGGCCGGGCAGCTCGGTCCCTACCGCCTGCTCTCCAGGCTGGGGGCGGGCGGGTTCGGCGAGGTCCACCTGGCCCTCGACCCCGAGGGGCACACGGTGGCGGTGAAGGTCCTGCATCCGCACGTCGCCTCCGACGAGGTCGCGCTCGCCAGGCTCGGCCGCGAGGTCGAGACCATGCGGCTCGTGCGAGGCCCGCACATCGCCGAGGTGCTGGACGCCTCGATGTCCGGCCCGCGGCCCTACCTGGTCACCCGGTACGTCCAGGGCCGCGCGCTCGGCGCGGTCGTGGCGGCGGGCGGGCCGGTCAGAGGGGACGATCTGCAGCGCCTCGCCGCGGGGCTCGCCGAGGCGCTGGCGGCCGTCCACGCGGCGGGGGTGGTGCACCGCGACCTCAAGCCCGCGAACGTGATCATCGCGGACGGGGAGCCGCACGTCATCGACTTCGGCATCGCGTACGCGCTCGACTCGGCCTCGGTGACGGCGTCGGGCGCGGTGCTCGGCACCCCCGGCTACCTGGCCCCCGAGGTGCTGGAGGGCCGCGCGACGGGCCCGGCGGCCGACGTGTTCGCCTTCGGCGCCACCATGGCCTACGCCGCCTCGGGCCGCCAGCCGTACGGCACGGGGCCCGCGCCCGCGGTGGCCTACCGCGTCGTGCACGGCGAGCCGGACCTGGCCGACGTGCCGTCCTGGCTGGCCCCGCTGCTGGAGGAGTGCCTGCGCGCCGACCCCGCCGCGCGGCCCACCGCGCGTGACCTGTGCGCCCGGCTCGGCGCCGCGCCCCCGCCGGTCGTGGTGCCGCCGCCGCGCAGGAGCGTTCGCGGCGACGAGCCTCCGACCGAGGAGTGGCGTCCCGCCGCCCGGCGCGAGCCCCTGGGCACGGTGGACGCCGCGCACGCGCGGCACCGCGAGAAGGTCAGGAAGCGCTGGGTGGTGGGCTCGGGCGTGGTGTCCGGCCTGGTGGCCGCGGCGGCGCACGGCTACGTCTCCGAGCTGTCGGTGCTGGTCCTGGCCGCGTACGGGGTCGGGGTGCTGGTGGACACCGGGTTCGGCGTCGTGGCCAGGTCCAGGCCGCGGGTGGTGTTCGACCTGGTCGCCGGGGCGGGTACCGTCGGGCTGTACGCGCTGCTCACCGCCCTGTTCAGCCCGTTCACGCTGGTGCTCGCGCTCGGCACCGTCATGGTCGTGCTCGTGACGATCGCGTTCGCGAGCTGA
- a CDS encoding electron transfer flavoprotein subunit beta/FixA family protein — MNIVVCVKQVPDTATERKLNAKDNTLDRDAADGVINELCEYAVEEALKIKEAHGGEVTVLTMGPAKATDTIRKALAMGADKAVHLVDDALHGSDALSTSYALAQTLKKIGFDLVILGSESTDARTGVLAAMLAERLGAPQLTLARKVEIDGSSITIERLTDYGFDRVQASLPAVVSVVEKINEPRYPSFKGIMAAKKKPVQTLGIADAEIDAAQVGLSGAWSEVADFAVAPPRAAGTIVKDEGDGGAKAAEFLASKKFI, encoded by the coding sequence ATGAACATCGTCGTCTGCGTGAAGCAGGTCCCCGACACGGCGACCGAGCGCAAGCTGAACGCCAAGGACAACACGCTCGACCGTGACGCCGCCGACGGCGTCATCAACGAGCTGTGCGAATACGCCGTCGAAGAGGCGCTCAAGATCAAGGAAGCCCACGGCGGCGAGGTGACCGTCCTCACCATGGGGCCGGCCAAGGCCACCGACACGATCCGCAAGGCCCTCGCCATGGGCGCGGACAAGGCCGTCCACCTCGTCGACGACGCCCTGCACGGCTCCGACGCCCTCTCCACCTCCTACGCGCTGGCCCAGACGCTGAAGAAGATCGGCTTCGACCTGGTCATCCTCGGCTCGGAGTCCACCGACGCGCGCACCGGCGTGCTCGCCGCCATGCTGGCCGAGCGCCTCGGCGCCCCGCAGCTCACGCTGGCCCGCAAGGTCGAGATCGACGGCTCCTCGATCACCATCGAGCGCCTCACCGACTACGGCTTCGACCGCGTGCAGGCCTCGCTGCCCGCCGTCGTCTCCGTGGTCGAGAAGATCAACGAGCCGCGGTACCCGTCCTTCAAGGGCATCATGGCCGCCAAGAAGAAGCCGGTGCAGACGCTCGGCATCGCCGACGCCGAGATCGACGCCGCCCAGGTCGGCCTCTCCGGCGCCTGGAGCGAGGTGGCCGACTTCGCCGTCGCGCCCCCGCGCGCGGCCGGCACCATCGTCAAGGACGAGGGCGACGGCGGCGCCAAGGCCGCCGAGTTCCTCGCGTCGAAGAAGTTCATCTGA
- a CDS encoding electron transfer flavoprotein subunit alpha/FixB family protein: MAEILVLVEHVDGEVKKVTLELLTLARSLGSPSAVWAGPGYSEAAKARLAEYGADKIYVAGAQDIADHVVAPKAELLARLVSSASPAAVLVAATAEGKEVAGRLAIKTDSGVLTDAVGLSDGLVAEQSIFGGGVNVKSKVVKGTPIVAVRPNSTAPEASAGAAAEEQVEVELSDAAKAARVVERVAQDKGARPELTEAAIVVSGGRGVGSAENFAIIEKLADALGAAVGASRAATDAGWYPHQFQVGQTGKTVSPQLYIAAGISGAIQHRAGMQTAKTIVAINKDPEAPIFELADFGIVGDLHQIVPNLTEEVQKRK; this comes from the coding sequence ATGGCTGAGATCCTGGTTCTCGTCGAGCACGTCGACGGAGAGGTCAAGAAGGTCACCCTCGAACTGCTGACGCTGGCCCGCTCGCTGGGCAGCCCGTCGGCGGTGTGGGCCGGTCCCGGCTACTCCGAGGCCGCCAAGGCGCGGCTGGCCGAGTACGGCGCCGACAAGATCTACGTGGCCGGCGCGCAGGACATCGCCGACCACGTCGTCGCGCCGAAGGCCGAGCTGCTCGCCCGGCTCGTCTCCTCCGCCTCCCCGGCGGCGGTCCTGGTGGCCGCGACCGCCGAGGGCAAGGAGGTCGCGGGGCGCCTGGCGATCAAGACCGACTCCGGCGTCCTCACCGACGCGGTGGGCCTGAGCGACGGCCTCGTGGCCGAGCAGTCCATCTTCGGCGGCGGCGTCAACGTCAAGTCCAAGGTCGTCAAGGGCACCCCGATCGTCGCCGTGCGGCCGAACTCCACCGCGCCCGAGGCGTCGGCGGGGGCCGCGGCGGAGGAGCAGGTCGAGGTGGAGCTGTCGGACGCCGCCAAGGCCGCCCGGGTGGTGGAGCGCGTCGCCCAGGACAAGGGCGCGCGTCCCGAGCTGACCGAGGCCGCGATCGTCGTCTCCGGCGGGCGCGGCGTCGGCTCCGCGGAGAACTTCGCGATCATCGAGAAGCTGGCCGACGCGCTCGGCGCGGCCGTCGGCGCCTCGCGCGCCGCCACCGACGCCGGGTGGTACCCGCACCAGTTCCAGGTCGGGCAGACCGGCAAGACCGTGTCGCCGCAGCTCTACATCGCCGCGGGCATCTCCGGCGCCATCCAGCACCGGGCCGGCATGCAGACCGCCAAGACCATCGTGGCGATCAACAAGGACCCCGAGGCCCCGATCTTCGAGCTCGCCGACTTCGGCATCGTCGGCGACCTGCACCAGATCGTTCCTAACCTCACCGAAGAGGTCCAGAAGCGCAAGTGA
- a CDS encoding RNA polymerase sigma factor has protein sequence MLPEDLSRRRFEEIYTAHYPDILAYVRRRTGSPDDAADALAETFTVAWRRVAEIPADGRARLWLYGVARRVLANGRRAESRRSELVERLGAQLAVWSESIGPPGGDDLDGVRKAFGRLSPDDREVLSLAGWEGLDSEEIATVLGCSRGAVRLRLHRARKRLAAELRAAGFDVAVYGPRALALTRDIKGMAS, from the coding sequence GTGCTTCCCGAAGACCTCAGCAGGCGACGCTTCGAGGAGATCTACACCGCGCACTATCCCGACATCCTCGCCTATGTCCGGCGGCGCACCGGTTCACCCGACGACGCCGCCGACGCGCTCGCCGAGACCTTCACCGTCGCGTGGCGCCGCGTGGCGGAGATCCCCGCGGACGGCAGGGCCCGCCTCTGGCTGTACGGCGTGGCCCGGCGGGTGCTCGCCAATGGGCGCAGGGCCGAGTCCCGCAGGAGCGAACTGGTCGAACGGCTCGGCGCGCAGCTCGCCGTGTGGTCGGAGTCGATCGGCCCGCCGGGCGGCGACGACCTGGACGGGGTCCGCAAGGCGTTCGGGCGGCTGAGTCCGGACGACCGCGAGGTCCTCTCCCTGGCCGGCTGGGAGGGCCTCGACTCCGAGGAGATCGCGACCGTCCTCGGCTGCTCGCGCGGCGCCGTACGCCTGCGGCTGCACCGGGCCCGCAAACGCCTCGCCGCCGAGCTGCGCGCCGCCGGATTCGACGTGGCCGTGTACGGCCCCCGCGCGCTCGCGTTGACCAGGGACATCAAGGGAATGGCGTCATGA
- a CDS encoding SDR family NAD(P)-dependent oxidoreductase has translation MDLGLSGKTVLVTGASRNIGRAIAAHFGAEGATVAVGYHADEAGAARTAEMVEKRGGRASTVRIDLGDQASVEAAAAEVIGTYGGVDVLVNNAVAWPGFPAPGEVFETAPIEMMRASLEANLLGHYVLSRAVVGPMRRTGWGRIVHISTGLVEDGRPGSSSYVTPKSGLHGLARTMSRELAGAGILTNVVMSGFVVDEHDMPEEVIAKAAAAAATRKTTTAAEVAAVVVFLCSAANGAVTGELVRVDGHLLAPL, from the coding sequence ATGGATCTGGGCTTGTCGGGAAAGACGGTGCTGGTCACCGGGGCGTCGCGCAACATCGGGCGGGCGATCGCGGCGCACTTCGGCGCGGAGGGGGCGACGGTGGCCGTCGGCTACCACGCCGACGAGGCGGGGGCCGCGCGTACCGCCGAGATGGTGGAGAAGCGCGGCGGGCGGGCGAGCACCGTGCGGATCGACCTCGGGGACCAGGCGTCCGTCGAGGCCGCGGCGGCCGAGGTCATCGGCACCTACGGCGGGGTGGACGTGCTGGTCAACAACGCGGTGGCCTGGCCCGGGTTCCCCGCGCCCGGCGAGGTGTTCGAGACCGCGCCGATCGAGATGATGCGGGCTTCGCTGGAGGCCAACCTCCTCGGCCACTACGTGCTGTCCCGGGCCGTCGTCGGGCCGATGCGCCGTACCGGCTGGGGCAGGATCGTCCACATCTCCACCGGCCTGGTGGAGGACGGCCGGCCGGGCAGCTCGTCCTACGTCACGCCGAAGTCCGGCCTGCACGGGCTGGCGCGGACGATGTCACGTGAGCTGGCCGGAGCCGGAATCCTCACGAACGTGGTCATGTCCGGGTTCGTCGTCGACGAGCATGACATGCCCGAGGAGGTCATCGCCAAGGCCGCGGCCGCCGCCGCGACGAGGAAGACGACCACGGCCGCGGAGGTCGCCGCCGTGGTCGTCTTCCTCTGCTCGGCGGCCAACGGCGCGGTGACCGGCGAGCTCGTGCGGGTCGACGGCCACCTGCTCGCGCCGCTCTGA
- a CDS encoding MFS transporter: protein MTRDLRVARNRALLTFVLAGLMCGTFTVRIPALTDKLGMSEASVGVVLLAWGVGALVTMQAMRGVMARAGSRAVLRVGAPLTAVSLAGVAFAPSVPWVIAAAAVFGMAFGAVDIAMNAQGSTVERAFGRPLMNGMHAGWCVGAMAAGALGTAAIATGVSFSANLVAVAVVSAPMAFLLSRGYLPDPVAPAPAADRARRRMPPVVYLLGVIAFCAFMVEGAIADWNGLFLRDTVGAPEAVAALGYPIFEAGMLAARLAGDGLRTRLGTRRLIIVSGLGTAAAFALVIATSSALVAVPGMLLIGLTVATVSPMAISLAGSATATPGPAIAQTSAMGYAGLLLGPVAIGFLSHAATLRTALGVVVVLGALIAVAARFLPRGPAAAEIAPIPERRAEPVKLAA, encoded by the coding sequence ATGACGCGCGACCTGAGGGTCGCCCGGAACCGGGCGCTCCTCACCTTCGTCCTGGCCGGCCTGATGTGCGGGACGTTCACCGTCCGCATCCCGGCGCTGACCGACAAACTCGGCATGTCCGAGGCGTCGGTGGGCGTCGTGCTCCTCGCGTGGGGGGTCGGGGCGCTCGTGACGATGCAGGCGATGCGCGGCGTGATGGCACGGGCCGGCAGCCGTGCGGTCCTGCGCGTCGGGGCGCCGCTGACCGCGGTGTCCCTGGCGGGCGTCGCCTTCGCCCCCTCGGTGCCGTGGGTGATCGCCGCGGCGGCGGTGTTCGGCATGGCGTTCGGCGCGGTGGACATCGCCATGAACGCGCAGGGCTCGACGGTGGAGCGCGCGTTCGGGCGTCCGCTGATGAACGGCATGCACGCCGGGTGGTGCGTGGGGGCCATGGCGGCGGGCGCGCTCGGCACGGCCGCGATCGCGACGGGCGTGTCCTTCTCCGCCAACCTCGTGGCCGTCGCCGTGGTGTCCGCCCCGATGGCGTTCCTGCTCAGCCGGGGCTACCTGCCCGACCCCGTCGCCCCCGCCCCGGCCGCCGACCGCGCGCGGCGCCGGATGCCTCCGGTGGTGTACCTGCTCGGCGTCATCGCGTTCTGCGCGTTCATGGTCGAGGGGGCCATCGCCGACTGGAACGGGCTGTTCCTGCGGGACACCGTGGGCGCGCCCGAGGCGGTGGCCGCGCTGGGGTACCCGATCTTCGAGGCCGGCATGCTGGCCGCCCGCCTCGCGGGCGACGGGCTGCGCACCCGCCTTGGCACCCGCCGTCTGATCATCGTCTCCGGGCTCGGCACGGCCGCGGCGTTCGCGCTGGTCATCGCCACGTCGTCCGCGCTGGTCGCCGTGCCGGGCATGCTGCTCATCGGCCTCACCGTCGCCACCGTCTCGCCGATGGCGATCTCGCTGGCGGGCTCGGCCACCGCCACGCCGGGCCCGGCGATCGCGCAGACCAGCGCCATGGGGTACGCCGGCCTGCTCCTCGGCCCCGTGGCGATCGGCTTCCTGAGCCACGCCGCGACGCTGCGGACCGCGCTCGGCGTGGTGGTCGTGCTCGGCGCGCTCATCGCGGTGGCGGCCAGGTTCCTGCCCCGCGGCCCCGCCGCGGCCGAGATCGCACCGATCCCGGAGCGCCGCGCGGAACCGGTCAAGCTGGCCGCCTGA
- a CDS encoding TetR/AcrR family transcriptional regulator: protein MRRDELLNAAEELLAEQGATCLTLSAVAERAGVSKGGLLYHFSTKEALIKGMIERLVADFDELVAAQDESSYTRAYLAATLTAVRSGRLRRWAVVTGAAGDPQLLAPMREAMARWHREGMESEPDPVAAGIVRLACEGLWDVVTHDPAFYADEQYEELHRRLLAILPGS, encoded by the coding sequence GTGCGGAGAGACGAGCTTTTGAACGCGGCGGAGGAGCTGCTGGCCGAGCAGGGGGCCACGTGCCTCACGCTGTCGGCCGTGGCCGAACGCGCCGGCGTCAGCAAAGGCGGTCTCCTCTACCACTTCAGCACGAAGGAAGCCCTGATCAAGGGCATGATCGAGCGGCTGGTCGCCGACTTCGACGAGCTGGTCGCCGCCCAGGACGAGAGCTCCTACACCCGTGCCTACCTCGCGGCGACGCTCACGGCGGTCCGCAGCGGGCGGCTCCGGCGGTGGGCCGTCGTCACGGGCGCGGCGGGGGACCCCCAGTTATTGGCCCCGATGCGCGAGGCGATGGCCCGATGGCATCGCGAGGGCATGGAGTCCGAGCCTGACCCCGTCGCCGCCGGCATCGTCCGCCTCGCCTGCGAGGGGTTGTGGGACGTCGTGACCCACGATCCCGCCTTCTACGCCGACGAGCAGTACGAGGAGCTGCACCGCAGGCTCCTGGCGATCCTCCCCGGCTCCTGA
- a CDS encoding cysteine desulfurase family protein, translating to MAYLDHAATTPMLPEAIEAMTAQLARVGNASSLHAAGRRARRVVEESRETVADALGARPSEVVFTSGGTEADNLAIKGLYWARHDARGARRVLISAVEHHAALDPAHWLGERQDAVVESLEVDEHGRVHPDTLRAAVERDPEGVALVSVMWANNEVGTVQPVAELAVVAAGHGIPFHTDAVQAVGQLPVSFAASGVQALALSGHKVGGPMGVGALLLARGADPVPVLHGGGQERDVRSGTLDAPAIAGFAAAVRAAVDHREEHAARLTALRDELIARVRAAVPDVILNGHPENRLPGNAHFSFPGCEGDALLMLLDAKGVECSTGSACSAGVAQPSHVLLAMGSDATRARGSLRFSLGHTSTRDDVDALLAALPAAVERARRAGLS from the coding sequence ATGGCATACCTAGACCACGCGGCGACCACGCCGATGCTCCCCGAAGCGATCGAGGCGATGACCGCTCAGCTCGCGCGGGTCGGAAACGCCTCCTCCCTCCACGCCGCCGGCCGCCGCGCGCGCAGGGTCGTCGAAGAGTCGCGCGAGACCGTCGCCGACGCCCTCGGCGCGCGGCCCAGCGAGGTCGTCTTCACCTCCGGTGGCACCGAGGCCGACAACCTCGCCATCAAGGGCCTCTACTGGGCCCGCCACGACGCCCGCGGCGCCCGTCGCGTCCTGATCAGCGCCGTCGAGCACCACGCCGCCCTCGACCCCGCGCACTGGCTCGGCGAACGGCAGGACGCCGTGGTGGAGTCGCTGGAGGTGGACGAGCACGGCCGCGTCCATCCGGACACGCTGCGCGCGGCCGTCGAACGCGACCCCGAGGGCGTGGCGCTGGTCAGCGTGATGTGGGCCAACAACGAGGTCGGCACCGTCCAGCCCGTCGCCGAGCTGGCCGTCGTCGCCGCCGGGCACGGCATCCCCTTCCACACCGACGCCGTGCAGGCCGTGGGGCAGCTCCCGGTGTCCTTCGCCGCCTCGGGCGTCCAGGCGCTGGCCCTGTCCGGGCACAAGGTCGGCGGCCCCATGGGCGTGGGCGCGCTGCTGCTGGCCAGGGGGGCCGACCCCGTCCCCGTGCTGCACGGCGGCGGCCAGGAGCGCGACGTGCGCTCCGGCACGCTCGACGCCCCCGCCATCGCCGGGTTCGCCGCCGCCGTGCGCGCGGCCGTGGACCACCGCGAGGAGCACGCCGCGCGGCTGACCGCCCTGCGCGACGAGCTGATCGCCCGGGTCAGGGCGGCCGTCCCCGACGTGATACTCAACGGCCACCCCGAGAACCGCCTGCCCGGCAACGCGCACTTCTCCTTCCCCGGCTGCGAGGGCGACGCGCTGCTGATGCTGCTCGACGCCAAGGGAGTGGAGTGCTCGACCGGCTCGGCCTGCTCCGCCGGCGTCGCCCAGCCCTCCCACGTCCTCCTCGCCATGGGCTCCGACGCCACCCGCGCCCGCGGCTCCCTCCGCTTCTCCCTGGGCCACACCTCGACCCGCGACGACGTCGACGCTCTGCTCGCCGCCCTCCCCGCCGCCGTCGAACGCGCCCGGCGGGCCGGGCTGTCCTAG
- a CDS encoding helix-turn-helix domain-containing protein produces the protein MTRPPDTYTIGQLSRLSGLPVKTIRFYSDAGVLPERDRTPAGYRLYGEADVARLELVRTLREIGVGLATIRSLGERDLRQVLDLHLRTVEAQLKSLQRTRAVLRATLERGDPAEEDLRRLNTLGRIGAAERDALMDAFVAEVGGGNRAREQWLTCLRDAMVPELPAEPTIEQLDAWLELVDLLSDDDYRATLRRQSDDFWERREGGFDAEAWRETNDAVTQVVQDAIAEGVAPGTPEAAPVLDRVVALLAGMHGAEDGPALRATLTRGYEEHDPRAERHWHLVAIVNGTPWPPPETTVHHWIAKALGVTVPTL, from the coding sequence ATGACCAGGCCGCCTGACACGTACACGATCGGTCAGCTCTCACGGCTGTCCGGCCTGCCCGTCAAGACCATCCGCTTCTACTCCGACGCCGGCGTCCTACCGGAACGCGACCGCACCCCCGCCGGCTACCGCCTGTACGGCGAGGCCGACGTCGCCCGCCTCGAACTCGTCCGCACGCTGCGCGAGATCGGCGTCGGCCTCGCCACGATCCGCTCCCTGGGCGAGCGCGATCTCCGTCAGGTGCTCGACCTGCACCTGCGCACCGTGGAGGCGCAGCTCAAGAGCCTCCAGCGCACCCGCGCCGTCCTGCGCGCGACACTGGAGCGCGGCGACCCCGCCGAGGAGGACCTGCGCAGGCTCAACACCCTGGGCCGCATCGGCGCCGCCGAACGCGACGCCCTGATGGACGCGTTCGTGGCCGAGGTCGGCGGCGGCAACCGCGCCCGCGAGCAGTGGCTGACGTGCCTGCGCGACGCCATGGTGCCCGAGCTGCCCGCCGAACCGACCATCGAGCAGCTCGACGCCTGGCTGGAGCTGGTCGACCTGCTCTCCGACGACGACTACCGCGCCACGCTGCGCCGGCAGAGCGACGACTTCTGGGAACGGCGCGAGGGCGGCTTCGACGCCGAGGCGTGGCGCGAGACCAACGACGCCGTCACCCAAGTGGTCCAGGACGCCATCGCCGAGGGCGTCGCCCCCGGCACGCCCGAGGCGGCCCCCGTCCTCGACCGGGTGGTGGCCCTGCTCGCAGGGATGCACGGAGCCGAGGACGGCCCCGCCCTCCGCGCCACGCTGACCCGCGGCTACGAGGAACACGACCCCCGCGCCGAACGCCACTGGCACCTGGTCGCCATCGTCAACGGCACCCCTTGGCCGCCACCCGAGACCACCGTCCACCACTGGATCGCCAAGGCCCTCGGCGTGACCGTCCCTACCCTCTGA